Proteins from one Ahaetulla prasina isolate Xishuangbanna chromosome 2, ASM2864084v1, whole genome shotgun sequence genomic window:
- the LOC131190410 gene encoding L-amino-acid oxidase-like produces the protein MAKSSSLSHVLLLMAIWVSENQANEQEDWMKCFEDPNYEELLNIARNGLEKIPKPKRIVIVGAGISGLTAAKLLKDAGHQVHVLEASDRVGGRIKTHREKDWYVELGAMRLPKAHRICHEYIKKFNLPLNPFALSNKNAWYLFRNRRERVSATNEKPNVFGYPMRRTELGKSAEELYKSALDRTTKNCTRLKMKYDSYSTKEYLIKEGNLSSGAVEMIGDFLNEGAGYYMSFFTSVLGYIAFSDENGFEEITGGFDQLPNSFYQEMSRIIHLNSRVEKIVRSSKNVKVFFHKEDEDDSSFLIADYVLVTATAKATRLIKFQPPLSHLKAYALRSLHYTSATKIALVCTDKFWEREGIRGGTSFTDLPTRVVSYPNHDFPGGLGVLLVSHTLHDDADFFAPLSDDECLDVVMDDLSKIHNISKNYLESVCNRHVIQKWALDKFSMGAFAFPTPYQYSFFLRALFQNEGRVYFAGEHTTYPFAWIDSAMKSAIKAASSIHLNAHKSILT, from the exons ATGGCCAAGTCCT CAAGTTTGTCACACGTACTACTTCTCATGGCCATCTGGGTCTCTGAAAACCAGGCCAATGAACAGGAAGATTGGATGAAATGTTTTGAGGACCCTAACTATGAGGAGCTGTTAAATATTGCCAGAAATGGGCTGGAAAAGATACCAAAGCCAAAAAGAATTGTGATTGTTGGGGCAGGAATAAGTGGACTCACTGCTGCCAAATTACTGAAAGATGCTGGACATCAG GTTCATGTCTTAGAGGCTAGTGACCGTGTTGGTGGGCGGATAAAGACTCATCGCGAGAAAGATTGGTATGTGGAATTGGGAGCGATGCGCCTACCTAAGGCCCACAG AATTTGTCATGAATATATTAAGAAGTTCAATCTGCCTTTAAACCCCTTTGCTCTGTCGAATAAAAATGCCTGGTACTTGTtcagaaatagaagagaaagggTGTCAGCTACAAATGAAAAGCCAAATGTGTTTGGATATCCGATGCGTCGCACTGAGTTGGGAAAATCTGCTGAAGAGCTCTACAAGAGTGCGTTGGACAGA ACAACAAAAAACTGCACAAGGCTGAAAATGAAATATGACTCATATTCCACCAAG GAATATTTAATTAAGGAAGGAAATCTGAGCAGTGGGGCAGTAGAGATGATTGGAGATTTTTTGAATGAAGGTGCCGGATACTATATGTCATTTTTCACTTCTGTCCTGGGTTACATAGCCTTCTCAGATGAGAATGG TTTTGAGGAAATCACAGGTGGATTTGACCAGCTGCCCAACAGCTTCTATCAGGAAATGTCCAGGATAATCCATTTAAACAGCAGAGTGGAAAAGATCGTTCGCTCCAGCAAGAATGTGAAGGTATTTTTCCACAAGGAGGATGAAGATGACTCATCATTTCTGATTGCTGACTATGTCCTTGTCACGGCAACGGCAAAAGCCACACGACTCATCAAATTCCAGCCTCCTCTTTCCCATTTAAAGGCCTATGCTCTACGCTCATTGCATTATACAAGCGCTACTAAAATTGCCTTAGTTTGCACAGACAAATTTTGGGAGAGGGAAGGAATCCGAGGTGGGACGTCCTTCACTGATCTCCCAACACGAGTGGTCTCCTATCCCAATCATGACTTCCCTGGTGGCCTTGGGGTGCTCCTGGTCTCACACACCCTGCATGACGATGCTGACTTCTTTGCCCCTCTTAGTGATGATGAATGTCTTGATGTGGTTATGGATGatctttcaaaaatccacaaCATCTCCAAGAATTATCTTGAAAGTGTGTGCAACAGGCACGTGATTCAGAAATGGGCCCTGGACAAGTTCTCTATGGGGGCCTTTGCTTTTCCTACCCCATATCAGTATAGCTTTTTTCTCAGGGCTTTGTTTCAGAATGAAGGTAGGGTGTACTTTGCAGGAGAACATACAACATACCCATTTGCTTGGATTGACAGTGCAATGAAATCGGCCATAAAAGCGGCTAGTAGCATTCATCTTAATGCTCATAAATCTATATTGACTTGA
- the LOC131190411 gene encoding putative olfactory receptor 13C6 encodes MREENITLWTEFVLAGLLHLKSSTVFVGVINSMFAIALIGNSLFLFLIKVDSRLHIPMYFFLSQLSIMDLCQVLAIVPMMTVNFATNSYTISLYGCALQIFVTLAVGGAECLILATMAYDRYVAICKPLQYPVLLRNKICCIMSLCTWFWSCVQALVCSLYVLPLPYCKTNVMVHNFCFEYEVPRKEPQSLGHLFVPFVCGGVLLWSSYFDLHDTHILLFSRKGCY; translated from the exons ATGCGAGAAGAAAATATAACACTGTGGACAGAATTTGTGCTAGCTGGACTTCTCCATCTAAAATCTTCCACTGTTTTTGTTGGGGTGATTAATTCCATGTTTGCAATTGCTCTGATAGGAAAcagtcttttccttttccttattaAAGTGGATTCTCGGCTTCACATCCCAATGTACTTTTTCCTGAGTCAACTATCTATCATGGACCTCTGCCAAGTTCTTGCAATTGTTCCCATGATGACTGTGAATTTTGCAACCAATAGCTACACCATTTCTCTCTATGGATGTGCTCTCCAAATTTTTGTCACCCTGGCAGTGGGAGGAGCTGAATGCCTCATCCTGGCTACCATGGCCTATGACAGATATGTGGCAATCTGTAAGCCTCTGCAATATCCAGTCCTCCTGAGGAATAAAATATGCTGTATTATGTCATTATGTACCTGGTTTTGGTCTTGTGTGCAAGCATTGGTTTGCTCTCTCTATGTCCTGCCTCTTCCCTACTGCAAGACTAATGTTATGGTTCACAATTTCT GTTTTGAGTATGAAGTCCCTCGAAAGGAGCCACAAAGCCTTGGGCACCTGTTTGTCCCATTTGTGTGTGGTGGGGTTCTTCTATGGAGCAGCTATTTTGACTTACATGACACCCATATCCTCCTATTCAGCAGAAAAGGCTGTTATTAA